From one Caldithrix abyssi DSM 13497 genomic stretch:
- a CDS encoding glycosyltransferase family 4 protein has translation MRIGMILDREFPPDHRVEKEAKSLIKNGHEVHLFCFNHGHLKSEETINGIKVHRFFMSRQLFKKLYALINVFPLYNMFWKRRLMGQIKKYNIQALHVHDLPLSHIAWQLSKKFGIPLVLDMHEDYADWIEQTPHYNTLVGRIVKKLSRWKSYEKKHLQLADYVIGVSPVLIDKMVKQYRVSRDKIIFVPNTPEPDFMTPDKIDEDIKKQLTGRFNVIYVGGISYLRGLQKVIPHMREVEKRIPEIQFIIVGDGTYLPELKKLTKELNLDHIVYFAGWETVERIAAYIKLSHVGIYPSLRYKGVDDKVPTKVFQYWALGKPVIAPDFILPRTMIAKHQSGFTIDFEKEGEKLVDLVEKLYRDEKLRETMGENGRRAIEEEWNWEKTVQPLIDLYDHLSKKREEKH, from the coding sequence ATGCGAATCGGCATGATACTTGACAGGGAGTTCCCGCCGGATCATCGTGTGGAAAAGGAAGCAAAGAGCTTAATTAAGAATGGCCATGAAGTACATCTATTTTGTTTTAATCATGGTCATTTAAAAAGTGAAGAGACCATAAACGGGATTAAAGTTCATAGATTTTTTATGTCCCGCCAATTATTCAAAAAATTGTATGCCTTAATTAATGTTTTTCCTTTGTACAATATGTTCTGGAAAAGAAGATTAATGGGCCAGATCAAAAAATACAACATTCAGGCCTTACATGTTCATGATCTTCCATTGAGCCATATTGCCTGGCAGTTAAGTAAAAAGTTCGGAATTCCCCTGGTTCTGGATATGCATGAAGACTACGCCGACTGGATCGAACAAACGCCTCATTACAATACTTTAGTGGGTAGAATCGTCAAAAAATTAAGTCGGTGGAAATCGTACGAAAAAAAACACTTACAGCTTGCCGATTACGTGATAGGCGTCTCTCCTGTCCTCATCGATAAAATGGTTAAGCAGTATCGCGTTTCAAGAGACAAGATTATTTTTGTTCCCAATACACCAGAGCCCGACTTTATGACCCCCGATAAAATAGATGAGGACATAAAAAAACAATTAACAGGGCGATTTAATGTGATTTATGTGGGAGGGATTTCTTATTTACGCGGTTTACAAAAGGTGATACCCCACATGCGTGAAGTTGAAAAGCGAATACCCGAAATTCAATTTATTATTGTAGGAGATGGTACGTATTTGCCCGAGCTGAAGAAGCTAACGAAAGAATTAAATCTTGATCATATTGTGTATTTTGCAGGCTGGGAAACCGTGGAGCGAATCGCCGCCTATATCAAATTGTCTCATGTCGGTATTTATCCGTCGCTTAGATATAAAGGAGTTGATGACAAGGTGCCAACAAAGGTCTTTCAATACTGGGCGCTTGGTAAACCGGTTATCGCGCCCGATTTTATTTTGCCCCGTACGATGATTGCAAAGCATCAATCCGGCTTTACCATAGATTTTGAAAAGGAAGGCGAAAAGTTGGTGGACCTCGTTGAAAAGCTTTACCGTGATGAAAAACTACGAGAAACAATGGGAGAAAATGGGCGGCGAGCCATTGAAGAAGAGTGGAACTGGGAAAAAACGGTTCAGCCGCTTATTGATTTGTACGATCATCTGTCAAAGAAGCGGGAGGAAAAACATTGA
- a CDS encoding NAD-dependent 4,6-dehydratase LegB, whose product MKIEGKTVLVTGADGFIGSHLTELLLSKGCRVRALSYYNSFNYWGWLEEIPQSESLEVVSGDIRDPHFVDELVQGVDVVFHLAALIAIPFSYRAPDSYIDTNIKGTLNVCQAALRHQVQKVIHTSTSEVYGTAQYVPIDEKHPLQPQSPYSASKIGADSIAMSFYYSFQLPLTIARPFNTYGPRQSARAVIPTIITQLAAGAKEIKLGDLRPTRDFNFVKDTCKGMILLAEGENTDGEVFNIGSDAEISIGELAQKIMDLMGVKANIVSETQRLRPKDSEVLRLRCNNQKIRQAVQFKPDFTLDEGLKITIDWFTKKENLAKYKSDIYNV is encoded by the coding sequence TTGAAAATAGAAGGAAAAACGGTGCTGGTAACCGGCGCCGACGGATTCATCGGTTCGCACCTGACGGAACTGTTGTTGAGCAAAGGCTGCCGGGTACGGGCGTTGTCCTATTACAATTCGTTTAACTACTGGGGCTGGCTGGAAGAGATTCCCCAATCGGAAAGTCTGGAAGTCGTTAGCGGCGATATTCGCGATCCGCATTTTGTGGATGAACTGGTCCAAGGGGTGGATGTGGTCTTTCATCTGGCGGCGCTGATTGCCATTCCCTTTTCTTACCGTGCGCCGGATAGTTACATCGATACCAATATCAAAGGTACGTTGAATGTGTGTCAGGCGGCGTTGCGCCACCAGGTGCAGAAGGTCATTCACACTTCCACCAGCGAGGTTTACGGCACGGCGCAATACGTTCCAATCGATGAAAAACATCCATTACAGCCCCAATCGCCTTACAGCGCCAGTAAAATTGGCGCCGATTCCATTGCCATGAGCTTTTATTACAGCTTTCAACTGCCGTTAACCATCGCCCGGCCGTTTAATACCTACGGTCCGCGGCAGTCGGCGCGAGCGGTCATTCCCACGATTATTACGCAATTGGCAGCCGGCGCTAAAGAGATCAAGCTGGGCGATTTGCGGCCCACGCGCGATTTTAATTTTGTGAAAGATACCTGCAAAGGGATGATTCTGCTGGCCGAAGGCGAAAATACCGATGGCGAAGTGTTTAATATCGGGTCGGATGCGGAAATTTCCATTGGCGAACTGGCGCAAAAGATTATGGACTTAATGGGCGTAAAAGCGAATATTGTGTCTGAAACGCAGCGTTTGCGACCAAAAGATTCGGAGGTGCTGCGTTTGCGTTGTAACAATCAAAAAATCAGGCAGGCGGTACAATTTAAGCCGGATTTTACCCTGGACGAAGGATTGAAGATTACCATCGACTGGTTTACGAAAAAGGAAAATTTAGCAAAATACAAGAGCGATATTTACAATGTTTGA
- a CDS encoding LegC family aminotransferase, with product MIPLSIPEISGNEWKYVKECLDTGWVSSVGEFVERFEKEISTYTGARYAIACVNGTAALHISLIVAGVQADDEVLVPTLTFIAPINAVRYVGAYPVFFDCDDYYNIDIEKIEDFLKSNTYRKNGFTYNKTSKRRIRAILPVHVFGNAVQMEELLNVASEYNLKIIEDATESLGTVYSSGNLAGKHCGTIGDLGCLSFNGNKIITTGGGGMILTNNEAYAQKAKYLTTQAKDDALQYIHHEIGYNYRLTNIQAAVGVAQLEQLPKFLEIKKQNYEMYQKGLAEVRGLRLASPPQYALNNLWLYALQIDDKRYGLTKMELIERLNANGIQARPVWYLNHWQKPFKAFQAYRIEKAIQLFDSTINIPSSVNLKKTEIEKIVEVLRRESSNA from the coding sequence ATGATACCATTATCTATTCCTGAAATTAGTGGAAATGAGTGGAAATATGTTAAGGAATGTCTTGACACCGGATGGGTTTCGTCGGTGGGAGAGTTTGTAGAAAGATTTGAAAAAGAAATAAGTACGTACACTGGTGCTAGGTACGCTATTGCTTGTGTCAATGGAACAGCAGCATTACATATCTCTTTAATTGTTGCCGGTGTACAGGCTGATGATGAGGTGCTGGTCCCAACTTTGACTTTTATTGCTCCAATTAATGCTGTTCGATATGTGGGGGCCTATCCCGTTTTTTTTGATTGTGATGATTACTATAATATTGATATTGAAAAAATAGAAGATTTTTTGAAAAGCAATACGTATCGCAAAAACGGCTTTACCTATAATAAAACAAGTAAAAGGCGAATACGAGCCATATTACCGGTTCACGTTTTTGGTAATGCTGTGCAAATGGAAGAATTGTTGAACGTTGCCTCGGAATATAACCTGAAAATAATTGAAGATGCCACGGAAAGTTTAGGAACTGTTTATTCGTCTGGAAATCTGGCTGGAAAGCACTGCGGAACTATAGGAGACCTCGGATGCCTGTCATTTAATGGTAATAAAATTATTACAACTGGTGGCGGAGGAATGATTTTAACCAATAATGAGGCCTATGCGCAAAAAGCAAAATATCTAACGACTCAGGCTAAGGATGATGCTTTACAATATATTCATCATGAAATTGGCTATAATTATCGATTGACAAACATACAGGCAGCGGTGGGTGTTGCCCAATTAGAACAACTTCCAAAGTTTCTTGAGATAAAAAAACAGAACTATGAAATGTACCAAAAGGGATTGGCAGAAGTGCGTGGTTTGCGTTTGGCATCGCCTCCGCAGTATGCTTTGAACAATCTCTGGTTGTACGCCTTGCAGATCGATGATAAACGTTACGGTTTAACTAAGATGGAGCTCATCGAACGGTTGAACGCTAACGGCATTCAGGCCCGTCCGGTTTGGTATTTAAATCACTGGCAAAAGCCTTTTAAAGCTTTTCAAGCTTATCGAATCGAAAAAGCCATCCAACTATTTGATTCTACAATCAATATTCCGAGTTCGGTGAATTTAAAGAAAACGGAAATCGAGAAAATTGTCGAGGTATTAAGAAGAGAATCATCCAATGCTTGA